In Zonotrichia albicollis isolate bZonAlb1 chromosome 3, bZonAlb1.hap1, whole genome shotgun sequence, a single window of DNA contains:
- the KIAA0408 gene encoding uncharacterized protein KIAA0408 homolog — MDLHEQLENTERNWNKEKMELLERFDNERKEWECQWKLMQKKIEELYQEVKLRRESNMTIHDSKAIQSKMLQLSMHCPTLQESDTAELNHQHNVAKDRMEKGSLLGVTGHEWKEPRNKSRNNILLVDNLAFENHEEPEDSLTIKTSEQNTKNYIGDLNVALKELARVSEELCSYQEEIRKKSNHRRMKSLPFLGEFEETQKTVILPEMNHVSSNESQTSVAFETEEHNNRKNLMSSTGALKDISYGSFTGDIGTDFRPWQKKEAPPVPPRSTSRHLTNSLSAVIQLSEAPIRDPGIKSNCKAQDCWNGGKLRNPSPVNKNKSAVACANKGQAVKVPVMVTAAIPVTKNECNVPTNFCHNTWAYDMGKLGKDNKNEPSPLSAQKSCSDGNMAQSNKMHQKQNTKSHSSPFCSNDFYAPATSHNDLLEDTSYPLGKTQRNETLAAKIDEFNRTVFHTDKRNNALQENQVPQTASEDHKPCDPLCDSAASRAETVNTPCVSNPKLSAAKEQETNSTSKAVRTAGQQKHMNGLPNTSGYRHMLHEHDWRPSNLSGRPRSADSRSNYGVVEKLLKTYEKSTVTSQCNAKCCKDKRTQANSEFTNGGCEALSQYLEMLQIEQEKQDFPRNSARHIGQQLKQGKERQKLPEICVPVKCSSEKGFSRPARPANRRLPSRWASRSPSAPPAVRRTVYNSVSFRSETSVV, encoded by the exons ATGGACCTGCATGAACAACTGGAGAATACTGAGAGGAActggaataaagaaaaaatggaattgCTGGAGAGATTTGACAATGAAAGGAAAGAATGGGAATGTCAATGGAAGCTCATGCAGAAGAAAATAGAAGAG CTTTACCAGGAGGTAAAACTTAGAAGGGAGAGCAATATGACCATCCATGATAGCAAGGCCATTCAGAGCAAGATGCTGCAGCTGTCCATGCATTGCCCTACTTTGCAAGAGAGTGACACAGCAGAGCTGAACCATCAACACAATGTGGCAAAGGACAGAATGGAGAAAGGGAGCCTGCTTGGTGTAACAGGACACGAATGGAAGGAGCCCAGAAACAAGAGCAGAAACAATATTCTGTTAGTGGACAATCTGGCCTTTGAGAACCACGAAGAACCTGAAGACAGCCTCACCATTAAAACCTCTGAGCAGAATACAAAGAATTATATTGGTGATCTCAATGTA gCTCTTAAAGAACTTGCCAGAGTCAGTGAAGAATTATGCAGCTATCAAGAGGAAATTCGAAAGAAGTCCAATCACAGAAG AATGAAGTCACTTCCTTTCCTGGGGGAATTTGAGGAAACCCAAAAGACAGTTATCCTGCCTGAGATGAACCATGTGTCCAGCAATGAATCACAGACTTCGGTTGCTTTTGAAACAGAGGAACATAATAATAGGAAGAATCTGATGAGCTCCACCGGGGCTTTGAAGGACATTTCTTATGGTAGTTTTACTGGTGACATAGGAACAGATTTCAGACCTTGGCAGAAGAAAGAAGCTCCACCAGTTCCTCCACGGAGCACTTCTCGGCACCTAACAAACTCACTTTCTGCAGTCATACAGCTTTCAGAAGCCCCCATAAGAGATCCAGGCATCAAAAGCAATTGCAAGGCTCAGGATTGTTGGAATGGGGGGAAGCTGAGGAATCCTTCACctgtaaacaaaaataaatctgcAGTAGCCTGTGCAAATAAAGGGCAGGCTGTGAAAGTCCCTGTAATGGTAACTGCTGCAATACCTGTAACCAAAAATGAGTGCAACGTTCCAACAAATTTCTGCCACAACACATGGGCATATGATATGGGCAAGCTTggaaaagacaataaaaatgaGCCTTCCCCCCTGTCAGCCCAAAAGAGctgttcagatggaaatatGGCCCAAAGCAACAAGATGCAtcagaaacaaaacacaaagtCTCACAGCAGCCCTTTTTGCAGCAATGACTTTTATGCCCCTGCTACCTCGCACAATGATCTTTTGGAGGACACCAGTTATCCTTTGGGAAAGACCCAAAGAAATGAAACGCTAGCAGCAAAGATTGATGAGTTTAATCGCACTGTATTTCACACAGATAAACGTAACAATGCTCTGCAGGAAAATCAGGTGCCTCAAACAGCCTCAGAAGATCACAAACCCTGCGATCCACTGTGTGACTCTGCTGCTAGCAGGGCAGAAACTGTAAATACGCCTTGTGTTTCAAATCCCAAGCTCTCTGCAGCAAAGGAGCAAGAAACTAACAGCACCAGCAAAGCTGTcaggacagcagggcagcaaaaaCACATGAATGGACTTCCAAATACCAGTGGTTATAGGCACATGCTTCACGAGCATGACTGGAGACCAAGTAATTTATCCGGCCGCCCGCGCTCAGCTGACTCAAGGTCCAACTATGGTGTTGTTGAAAAGCTTTTGAAAACCTATGAAAAATCAACTGTGACTTCTCAGTGTAATGCAAAATGCTGCAAAGATAAGAGGACACAGGCAAATTCTGAATTCACCAATGGGGGTTGCGAGGCACTGAGTCAGTATTTAGAAATGCTCCAGATTGAGCAAGAAAAACAAGACTTTCCGAGGAATTCAGCCAGGCATATTGGGCAGCAACTCAAGCAAGGAAAAGAGAGGCAGAAGTTACCAGAG ATATGTGTGCCAGTGAAATGTTCCAGTGAGAAGGGCTTCTCCCGTCCCGCTCGGCCGGCAAATCGACGCCTACCTTCCAGATGGGCATCCAGATCCCCATCAGCACCGCCTGCTGTGAGAAGAACAGTGTACAACTCTGTCTCCTTTCGGTCAGAGACCTCAGTAGTCTGA